The following coding sequences are from one Alosa alosa isolate M-15738 ecotype Scorff River chromosome 3, AALO_Geno_1.1, whole genome shotgun sequence window:
- the lrrc3 gene encoding leucine-rich repeat-containing protein 3 — protein sequence MHFLMGTPLPRNLLVLAFYTLTQGLLFTMLFTSSFASTCPKGCHCLERGGLTVVQCASRNLESIPQDLPHDTVALLLSSNHIRKIPNQAFKDLPRLQELDLSRNRIETVDADAFQGVADSLRMLDLSNNLIQSVPKEAFARLHARIRLSNNPWHCECTLQEVLRELQLDPETVNEVSCHTSVLEEHAGKPVIQVLDSGINFCNFHHKTTDVAMFVTMFGWFTMVIAYVIYYVRHNQEDARRHLEYLKSLPSSSQISKDFDTISTVL from the coding sequence ATGCATTTCCTTATGGGGACTCCTTTGCCAAGGAATTTGCTTGTCTTAGCATTCTACACCCTCACCCAAGGCTTGCTTTTTACAATGCTCTTCACAAGCTCGTTCGCTTCCACCTGCCCAAAAGGCTGCCACTGTTTGGAGCGCGGTGGACTGACAGTGGTGCAGTGCGCCTCGCGGAATTTGGAGAGCATCCCCCAGGATCTCCCCCACGACACCGTCGCCCTCTTGCTCTCCTCCAACCACATCCGCAAGATCCCCAACCAAGCCTTCAAGGACCTGCCGCGTCTCCAGGAGCTGGACCTGTCGCGGAACCGCATCGAGACGGTGGACGCCGACGCATTCCAGGGCGTGGCGGACAGCCTGCGCATGCTGGACCTCTCCAACAACCTCATCCAGAGCGTGCCCAAGGAGGCCTTCGCCCGGCTACACGCTCGCATCCGGCTGTCCAACAACCCGTGGCACTGCGAGTGCACACTGCAGGAGGTGCTACGCGAGCTCCAGCTGGACCCTGAGACGGTCAACGAGGTCAGCTGCCACACCTCCGTGTTGGAGGAGCACGCTGGCAAGCCGGTCATCCAGGTGCTCGACTCTGGCATCAACTTCTGCAACTTTCACCACAAGACCACAGATGTGGCCATGTTCGTCACCATGTTCGGATGGTTCACCATGGTCATCGCCTACGTCATCTACTACGTCCGGCACAACCAGGAGGATGCTCGGAGACACCTCGAGTACCTGAAATCTCTGCCCAGTAGCTCACAGATAAGCAAAGATTTTGACACAATCAGCACAGTGTTATAG